A window of Polaribacter litorisediminis contains these coding sequences:
- a CDS encoding DUF2795 domain-containing protein: protein MYWTLELASYLADAPWPATKDELIDYAIRTGSPLEVVENLQDIEDEGDAYDSIVEIWPDYPTEDDYLWNEDEY from the coding sequence ATGTATTGGACATTAGAATTAGCATCTTATCTAGCAGATGCACCCTGGCCAGCAACCAAAGACGAATTAATAGATTATGCTATTAGAACTGGATCTCCTCTAGAAGTGGTAGAAAATCTACAAGATATAGAAGATGAAGGGGATGCATATGACTCGATTGTTGAAATTTGGCCAGACTATCCTACAGAAGATGATTATCTTTGGAATGAGGATGAATACTAA
- a CDS encoding cob(I)yrinic acid a,c-diamide adenosyltransferase translates to MKIYTKTGDNGTTALFGGTRVKKYNSRIESYGTVDELNAYIGLIKDQEISEKVKDSLLKIQNELFTLGAMLATPPEKETLKNGKERLNIPKIDDSSILFLENEIDEMDTVLPQMTHFILPGGHQAVSFCHVARCVCRRAERLSVALNDEEPLNENILKYLNRLSDYLFVLARKLTQDLEVAEIKWIPKKNS, encoded by the coding sequence ATGAAAATATATACAAAAACTGGCGATAACGGCACAACAGCTCTATTTGGCGGAACGAGAGTAAAAAAATACAATTCGCGCATAGAGAGTTATGGAACAGTAGATGAGCTAAACGCTTATATTGGTTTGATTAAAGACCAAGAAATTAGTGAAAAAGTGAAGGACTCATTGCTTAAAATTCAAAATGAATTATTTACTTTAGGAGCAATGTTGGCAACTCCGCCCGAAAAAGAAACATTAAAAAACGGCAAGGAACGTTTAAATATTCCAAAAATTGATGATTCTTCTATACTTTTTTTAGAAAATGAAATAGATGAAATGGATACTGTGCTTCCACAAATGACGCATTTTATACTTCCTGGAGGACATCAAGCGGTGTCATTCTGTCACGTTGCTAGATGTGTTTGTAGACGGGCAGAACGATTATCTGTAGCGCTAAATGACGAAGAACCTTTGAACGAAAATATTTTAAAGTATTTAAACCGGCTTTCTGACTATCTTTTTGTGTTGGCACGAAAATTGACTCAAGATTTGGAAGTAGCGGAAATCAAATGGATTCCCAAAAAAAATAGTTAA